The following are encoded together in the Phaseolus vulgaris cultivar G19833 chromosome 9, P. vulgaris v2.0, whole genome shotgun sequence genome:
- the LOC137822290 gene encoding uncharacterized protein, with translation MEGLISDLEAVEEVASTEFVPPEGEEEGGCSFLGSICFQKFLGNLDPSDRTTKARRVKNKQVLAEGAAPRVIGFARWLPGQGRVAVAAFARSFNYEVLCVEQSKWSILFLTPYCSRIILQIQVQPQEFITVMPIDKSWISKPRNTIEYANGLNEFLEFAFGHANGIVIKCPCSKCGFNKWQTRDVVQEHLTCSTFPQNYQTWYMHGEGLSGNESVVVPSAHVIEDVIESHNPMEDMLNDAFGFVGHHDDHIDEGTQDDGVQDDMLHGEGNTNFDALLKDNNEPLYEGCTKYSKLSFMLKLYHIKCMCRMSDKAMTMILNLLKDAFEHAKFPNSFYEAKNVINKLSLNYVKIPACPKDCMLYWGEENESLEECKQCKTSKWKDKDKKQYAKILRYFPLKSRLQRLFMSSKTIESMTWHASEDNQDGWMRHPRDSEAWKAFDVLHPEFANDPRNVRLGLASDGFNPFGTMSTSYSIWPVVLIPYNRPPWECMKQTSFILSMIIPGNQMTGNDIDVYLQPLIKELKELWFDGVQTFDYSKKEMFTLRAALLWTISDFPGLGNLSGWNTHTGLACPTCNFDTESSLLYRGKYSFMGHRRFLHKEHRFRLSRSLFDRRTELREAPEHLSGSDIFKEVEGINVTFGKPLEPTDTSKRGRGKNVLEVVGAEQWKKRSIFFDLPYWETNLLHHCLDVMHIEKNVCDNVLYTLLNDPKKSKDNLKARKVLKEMGIRNELWPDERGRFRPSVFSLSKPKKKTFLQTLKDVKMPDGYSSNISRCIDLKAGKIFGLKSHDCHILMEHLLPIAIRNVLPNNVTAVIVELFMVHLTCHLVGEAKLGGPVHYRWMYPIERYLGHLKSYVRNKAQPEGSIAEGYLAEEVLTFTSEYMEGVETRSNRPSRVDHSCNTNMPQLSTIFPPIGRVINNPDISSTVSNDLKYLSQGPTPHARRFSAFNVNGFKFRTESREHGLKTQNSGVYLTSSTSCVASMVDQNIREADLAYYGKLEDIIELNYYGRFKVTLFKCKWADTTRDRGLRKDPWGFTSINFSRLIHMGDREEHDPYIEASQAEMVYYVNDEVNKDWKIVVHLKPRDLYDMGEGDNEVCELEPCPQQDLNHFFSESEHLPLFRDDEDDELLNEDNNDHELHENDSMSE, from the exons ATGGAGGGATTGATATCAGATTTGGAAGCTGTGGAAGAAGTGGCAAGCACAGAGTTTGTGCCTCCGGagggagaagaagaaggaggatGTAGCTTCTTGGGAAGCATCTGTTTCCAAAAATTCTTGGGAAATCTTGACCCTTCTGATAGAACAACAAAAGCAAGAAGAGTCAAGAACA AGCAGGTGCTGGCTGAAGGTGCTGCTCCAAGGGTGATCGGGTTTGCTAGGTGGCTTCCAG GTCAAGGTAGAGTGGCGGTAGCAGCATTTGCAAGAAGCTTTAATTATGAGGTTTTGTGTGTGGAGCAGAGCAAGTG gtctattttatttcttacaCCATACTGTTCCCGGATAATATTGCAAATTCAGGTTCAACCCCAGGAATTTATTACAG TCATGCCAATTGATAAAAGTTGGATTTCTAAACCACGAAACACCATTGAATATGCAAATGGTTTGAATGAATTTTTGGAATTTGCATTTGGACATGCTAATGGTATTGTCATAAAGTGTCCGTGTTCAAAGTGTGGTTTCAATAAGTGGCAAACAAGGGATGTAGTTCAAGAACACTTAACATGTAGCACTTTTCCTCAAAACTACCAAACTTGGTATATGCACGGTGAAGGACTAAGTGGAAATGAGTCTGTGGTTGTTCCAAGTGCGCATGTCATTGAAGATGTCATAGAATCTCATAATCCAATGGAAGACATGTTGAACGATGCATTTGGGTTTGTGGGGCACCACGATGATCACATTGATGAGGGTACTCAAGATGATGGTGTACAAGATGATATGTTGCATGGTGAAGGAAATACAAACTTTGATGCGTTGTTGAAGGACAATAATGAACCACTATATGAAGGTTGTACCAAGTATTCAAAGTTATCATTCATGTTGAAGTTGTATCATATAAAATGCATGTGTAGAATGAGTGATAAAGCAATGACCATGATTCTAAACTTGCTAAAGGACGCATTTGAACATGCTAAGTTTCCTAACTCATTTTATGAGGCCAAGAATGTGATTAACAAACTTAGTCTTAATTATGTCAAAATACCAGCTTGTCCAAAAGATTGCATGCTATATTGGGGTGAAGAGAATGAAAGCTTAGAAGAATGTAAACAGTGCAAAACGTCTAAGTggaaagataaagataagaaaCAATATGCAAAGATCTTGCGTTATTTTCCATTGAAGTCAAGATTGCAACGATTGTTTATGAGTTCTAAGACAATTGAATCTATGACATGGCATGCATCAGAGGATAACCAGGATGGGTGGATGAGGCATCCTAGAGATTCCGAGGCTTGGAAAGCATTTGATGTATTACATCCAGAATTTGCAAATGATCCTCGAAATGTACGACTGGGCTTAGCTAGTGATGGCTTCAACCCTTTCGGAACCATGAGTACAAGCTATAGTATATGGCCAGTAGTCCTCATCCCATACAATCGTCCTCCTTGGGAGTGTATGAAGCAAACCTCTTTTATCCTATCCATGATAATTCCTGGAAATCAAATGACAGGAAACGACATTGATGTATACTTACAACCACTCATAAAAGAATTAAAGGAGCTTTGGTTCGATGGAGTGCAAACTTTTGATTATTCGAAAAAAGAAATGTTTACATTGCGAGCGGCTTTGTTGTGGACAATTAGTGACTTCCCTGGCCTAGGCAATTTATCTGGATGGAACACGCACACTGGTCTTGCTTGCCCAACTTGTAACTTTGACACTGAGTCTTCTTTGTTGTATAGGGGCAAATACAGCTTTATGGGACACCGTCGATTTTTACATAAAGAACATAGATTCAGATTGAGTCGTTCTCTTTTTGACAGAAGAACTGAACTAAGGGAAGCACCAGAACATTTGTCAGGGTCAGACATATTTAAAGAAGTTGAGGGTATCAATGTTACATTTGGAAAACCATTAGAACCTACGGATACAAGTAAAAGGGGTCGGGGAAAGAATGTTCTTGAAGTTGTTGGAGCAGAACAATGGAAAAAGAGAAGTATATTTTTTGATCTTCCTTATTGGGAGACGAACTTGTTACACCATTGTCTAGATGTCATgcatattgaaaaaaatgtttgtGACAATGTTTTGTATACATTACTCAATGACCCTAAGAAatcaaaagataatttaaaagCCCGAAAGGTACTTAAAGAAATGGGTATAAGGAATGAACTTTGGCCAGATGAAAGAGGAAGATTTCGGCCAAGTGTGTTTTCATTGtcaaaaccaaagaaaaaaaCGTTTTTACAAACACTGAAAGATGTGAAAATGCCAGATGGATACTCAAGTAATATTTCAAGGTGTATTGATTTGAAAGCTGGAAAGATTTTTGGCCTCAAGAGTCATGATTGTCATATTCTTATGGAACATTTACTACCCATTGCCATACGTAATGTTTTACCAAACAATGTGACTGCAGTGATAGTAGAACTAT TTATGGTGCACTTAACTTGTCACTTAGTTGGTGAGGCCAAACTTGGAGGCCCGGTTCATTATCGTTGGATGTATCCCATAGAAAG gtATTTGGGACATTTAAAATCATATGTTCGAAACAAGGCACAACCTGAAGGTTCCATTGCCGAAGGATACCTAGCTGAAGAGGTTCTGACCTTTACCTCTGAATATATGGAAGGGGTTGAGACAAGAAGTAACAGGCCTTCACGTGTGGATCATTCTTGTAATACAAATATGCCACAATTGAGTACCATTTTCCCACCAATTGGTAGAGTA ATTAATAACCCAGACATTTCAAGTACAGTGTCAAATGATCTTAAGTATCTATCTCAAGGTCCAACTCCACATGCTAGAAGATTTTCTGCCTTCAATGTAAATGGATTCAAGTTTAGGACCGAAAGTCGAGAACATGGGTTAAAAACCCAAAACAGTGGAGTTTACTTAACTTCATCAACATCATGTGTTGCAAGTATGGTTGATCAAAACATTAGGGAAGCGGATTTGGCATACTATGGAAAATTAGAAGATATAATTGAGCTTAATTACTATGGTCGTTTTAAAGTGACATTGTTCAAATGTAAATGGGCTGACACCACAAGAGATAGGGGGCTTAGAAAGGATCCGTGGGGTTTTACTTCTATtaatttttcaagattaattcACATGGGAGATCGTGAGGAGCATGATCCATATATTGAAGCTTCACAAGCTGAAATGGTATATTATGTTAATGATGAAGTTAACAAGGATTGGAAAATTGTCGTCCACTTGAAACCACGAGACTTGTATGATATGGGAGAAGGAGATAATGAAGTTTGTGAACTGGAACCATGTCCACAACAAGATTTAAACCATTTTTTCAGCGAGTCTGAACATTTGCCATTGTTTAgggatgatgaagatgatgaattaTTAAACGAGGACAACAATGATCacgaacttcatgaaaatgacTCAATGTCAGAGTAA
- the LOC137822291 gene encoding uncharacterized protein, protein MYGYYMPKPKRIKNLLKAIGGHSSDTSVRNYVQPNDTPQTTRQQITKSGQPHIGSPLPQASGHTPPQISKSAQPRDLQPTFQSAALPQTESAQPPISQSAQPEGTSEYAQPHTSDSALPHTSESTLPHTSESTQPHTPQSAQPHTLEFEAERVAPKKADIQTTIDEHGVTQKTKLKVRDAHNLPIGIRVVVNYDDNFQPIGEACGLLAGVCGHWSSVPDTYKDTIWESELKSRFCFMVNEDLAKRDVMFKIGKLWREYRCKLWNEFYDPVLSRNDLIKNVPDGLNMEQWAIFVDYRLKPSTVKLCNRNREIRKKQTIPHTGGAMALSRRRDNLKIETGRNIGRAEMWKITHKRKNGTYVNDEAMEIGEHIVSTMGIYCFGLFWIVLDCFGLFWAILDTVLDCFGHCFGNILCLP, encoded by the exons ATGTATGGTTATT ATATGCCTAAGCCTAAGAGGATTAAGAACTTGCTTAAGGCAATTGGTGGACATAGTTCAGACACATCTGTGAGGAACTATGTTCAACCTAATGACACGCCTCAAACTACACGTCAACAAATAACTAAATCTGGTCAACCACATATTGGATCTCCATTACCACAAGCATCTGGACATACACCACCACAAATCTCAAAATCTGCACAACCACGAGATTTACAACCTACTTTTCAATCAGCAGCACTACCACAAACTGAGTCTGCTCAACCACCAATCTCACAATCTGCACAACCTGAAGGCACATCTGAGTATGCACAACCACACACATCTGACTCTGCACTACCACATACATCTGAGTCTACACTGCCACATACATCCGAGTCTACACAACCACATACCCCTCAATCTGCACAACCGCATACATTAGAATTTGAAGCAGAAAGGGTGGCACCAAAAAAGGCAGACATTCAAACCACTATTG ATGAGCATGGAGTTACTCAGAAAACGAAGCTCAAGGTTAGGGATGCTCATAATTTGCCCATTGGAATACGTGTGGTTGTCAACTATGATGATAACTTTCAACCCATTGGAGAAGCATGTGGTTTGCTTGCTGGAGTTTGTGGACA TTGGTCATCTGTGCCTGATACTTACAAGGATACTATATGGGAGAGTGAACTGAAG AGTCGTTTTTGCTTCATGGTAAATGAAGATCTCGCTAAGAGAGATGTTATGTTCAAAATTGGCAAATTGTGGAGGGAGTATAGATGCAAGCTCTGGAATGAATTCTATGACCCAGTGTTAAGCAGAAATGACTTGATAAAGAATGTTCCAGATGGTCTTAACATGGAGCAGTGGGCTATATTTGTGGATTATCGTCTCAAGCCTTCCACAGTG AAACTGTGTAACAGGAATAGAGAGATAAGAAAGAAACAAACTATTCCTCACACTGGTGGAGCTATGGCATTGTCAAGAAGGAGGGATAATCTG AAAATTGAGACTGGTAGGAACATTGGCCGGGCTGAGATGTGGAAGATCACACACAAGAGGAAGAATGGCACGTATGTTAATGATGAAGCTATGGAGATTGGG GAACATATTGTCTCTACCAtgggtatatattgttttggactgttttggattgttttggactgttttggattgttttgggcTATTTTGGATACTGTCTTGGACTGTTTTGGACACTGTTTTGGGAACATATTGTGTCTGCCATGA
- the LOC137820259 gene encoding probable methyltransferase PMT24: MVLGKNSRGEGRKLSNYCSTVSIAVFVAFCLVGVWIVMSTIVPIQNSVIPVSETLNDVKNVQSDTKQFEERSGDIPEESTEGDSQTIKPQRDNFAENRDEQKEIEEVSDNIAKENQEVVRENTDEKNDLEKGPGNTAEENDKTRNVKSSTDEEEQESDGTLNSESSEPETLNGQIHNDELRGSMETSDEKESDKSANDNKFGTEKSMDEVTQQDKIVNDTEEEKIKINTHSETTQSSGQSNTDSHKNSQASKEDFITDTPSETLIETSTENGTWSTQAAESQHEKESQKSSVSIDNRRYDWKLCNTTTGSEYIPCLDNWQTIRRLQSISHYEHRERHCPDEATTCLVSLPEGYRSPFRWPKSREMIWYKNAPHTKLVEDKGHQNWVKVTGEYLTFPGGGTQFKHGALHYIEFIQKSLPEIAWGKRSRVILDVGCGVASFGGYLFEKDVLTMSFAPKDVHEAQVQFALERGIPATLGVMGTIRLPYPGSVFDLIHCARCRVPWHVEGGRLLLELNRVLRPGGYFVWSATPVYQKDPESIEIWKAMGEITMSMCWDLVVIAKDKLNGVAAAIYRKPTDNECYDNRIKNEPPMCNESDDPNTAWNVSLQPCMHKVPTDVSERGSIWPEQWPLRLEKPPYWINSQAGVYGRAASVEFTADYKHWKNVLSHTYLNGMSIDWSSVRNVMDMRAAYGGFAAALRTLKFNVWVMNVVPIDSPDTLPIIYERGLFGIYHDWCESFNTYPRSYDLLHADSILSTLRKKCNIMAVIAEVDRILRPEGYLVVRDNAETVGEIESMAKSLHWEIRLTYIKSGEGLICIQKTFWRPTKVETVASAIA, translated from the exons ATGGTGCTGGGGAAGAATTCCCGAGGCGAGGGGAGGAAGTTGTCAAACTACTGTTCAACGGTTTCTATAGCTGTGTTCGTTGCATTTTGTTTAGTTGGTGTATGGATTGTAATGTCAACCATTGTTCCAATTCAGAATTCAGTCATTCCGGTCTCTGAGACCCTTAATGATGTAAAAAATGTACAGAGTGATACCAAGCAATTCGAAGAAAGATCTGGTGATATACCAGAAGAATCAACAGAGGGAGATAGCCAGACTATTAAACCTCAGAGAGATAACTTTGCAGAAAACCGGGATGAACAAAAGGAAATTGAAGAAGTGTCTGATAATATTGCTAAAGAAAACCAGGAGGTTGTTAGGGAGAACACAGATGAAAAGAATGATTTGGAGAAGGGTCCTGGGAATACTGCTGAGGAGAATGATAAAACCAGGAATGTCAAGTCGAGCACTGACGAGGAGGAGCAAGAATCAGATGGAACCTTAAATTCTGAATCTTCAGAACCAGAAACTTTGAATGGTCAAATTCATAATGATGAGCTCAGAGGATCAATGGAAACTTCAGATGAAAAGGAGTCTGACAAGAGTGCAAATGATAACAAATTCGGGACAGAAAAGAGTATGGATGAAGTCACACAACAAGATAAGATAGTTAATGATACTGAAGAGgagaaaataaagataaatacgCATTCTGAAACAACACAAAGTTCTGGACAAAGTAACACAGATAGCCATAAAAATAGTCAAGCTTCAAAAGAAGATTTTATTACTGATACACCATCAGAAACTTTGATTGAAACTAGCACTGAAAATGGAACTTGGTCAACTCAAGCTGCAGAATCACAACACGAGAAGGAATCACAGAAGTCTTCAGTTTCTATTGACAACAGAAGATATGACTGGAAACTTTGTAATACAACTACCGGATCAGAGTATATTCCTTGCCTTGACAATTGGCAAACAATTAGAAGGCTTCAAAGCATAAGCCACTATGAACATCGCGAGAGACACTGTCCTGATGAAGCTACCACTTGTCTTGTTTCTCTGCCCGAGGGCTATAGAAGCCCATTTAGGTGGCCCAAAAGCAGGGAAATG ATATGGTACAAGAATGCTCCACACACAAAGCTTGTAGAAGATAAGGGTCATCAAAACTGGGTCAAAGTTACTGGTGAATACCTTACTTTTCCTGGTGGTGGAACTCAGTTTAAACATGGCGCTCTTCATTACATAGAATTCATTCAGAAA TCTCTTCCTGAAATTGCTTGGGGGAAGAGAAGTCGTGTGATATTGGATGTTGGGTGTGGGGTAGCCAGCTTTGGAGGCTATTTGTTTGAAAAGGACGTGCTGACCATGTCATTTGCTCCTAAAGATGTGCACGAGGCACAAGTTCAATTTGCTCTGGAACGGGGAATTCCTGCCACATTAGGCGTCATGGGCACCATAAGATTACCCTACCCTGGTTCTGTCTTTGATCTTATCCACTGTGCTCGTTGTAGAGTCCCTTGGCACGTAGAAG GTGGGAGGTTACTCTTAGAGCTTAACCGTGTCTTAAGACCTGGAGGTTACTTTGTATGGTCTGCTACTCCAGTGTACCAAAAGGATCCAGAAAGTATTGAAATTTGGAAAG CGATGGGTGAAATTACAATGTCAATGTGCTGGGATCTGGTGGTAATTGCAAAGGACAAATTGAATGGAGTGGCAGCAGCAATATATAGAAAACCAACTGACAATGAATGCTATGACAACAGAATAAAAAACGAGCCACCCATGTGCAACGAATCTGATGATCCAAATACAGCCTG GAATGTATCGCTGCAGCCTTGTATGCACAAAGTGCCCACTGATGTATCAGAGCGTGGATCAATCTGGCCTGAGCAATGGCCACTGAGGTTGGAGAAACCCCCTTACTGGATTAACTCTCAGGCTGGTGTTTATGGAAGAGCTGCTTCTGTGGAATTCACTGCTGATTACAAGCATTGGAAAAACGTTCTATCCCACACATATTTGAATGGAATGAGTATCGATTGGTCATCAGTAAGAAATGTGATGGACATGAGAGCTGCTTATGGAGG GTTTGCTGCAGCACTCAGAACCCTGAAATTCAATGTTTGGGTCATGAATGTGGTTCCAATTGATTCTCCGGACACACTGCCTATAATATATGAGCGTGGATTGTTTGGTATCTATCATGATTGGTGTGAATCCTTCAATACATACCCAAGATCCTATGATCTTCTTCATGCAGATTCTATATTATCAACACTTAGGAAAAA GTGCAACATAATGGCAGTGATTGCAGAAGTTGATAGGATCCTGAGACCAGAAGGATATTTGGTGGTAAGAGACAATGCTGAAACTGTTGGTGAGATAGAAAGCATGGCTAAATCTCTACACTGGGAAATTCGGTTGACATATATAAAAAGTGGGGAGGGATTAATTTGCATTCAGAAGACATTCTGGCGTCCAACAAAGGTTGAAACAGTTGCATCAGCCATTGCATGA
- the LOC137821897 gene encoding magnesium dechelatase SGRL, chloroplastic, which translates to MACHCAQNAFLFSPTREFFTNNHIMYKPSSTRCRPFLLSITNASPSYNTLVSEAVRVLVPTAKFEASKLKVVLLEDQISKYASILPRTYILSHCDFTANLTLAVSNVIRLEQLRGWYEKDDVVAEWKKVKNEMCLHVHCFVSGPNSFSNLAAEFRYHIFSKEMPLVLKAIHFGDSALFHEHPELLDSIVRVYFHSSSQNYNRMECWGPLKDAMEGKQAEKFQGSIRRDSPEKWRSPKSIFQALFAFLL; encoded by the exons ATGGCATGTCATTGTGCTCAAAATGCCTTCTTATTTTCACCAACCAGAGAGTTCTTCACCAACAACCACATCATGTATAAACCATCATCCACAAGATGCAGACCCTTTCTCTTGTCCATCACCAATGCCTCACCATCCTACAACACCCTTGTTTCTGAG GCTGTTAGGGTTTTGGTTCCGACAGCAAAATTTGAAGCTTCCAAATTGAAGGTTGTTCTATTGGAAGATCAGATAAGCAAATATGCAAGTATTCTTCCCAGAACCTACATTCTTTCCCATTGTGACTTTACAGCTAATCTGACTTTAGCAGTGTCCAATGTGATCCGCCTAGAACAG TTGAGAGGGTGGTACGAGAAGGATGATGTTGTAGCTGAATGGAAGAAAGTGAAAAATGAAATGTGCCTACATGTTCATTGCTTTGTCAGTGGTCCCAATTCCTTCTCGAACCTGGCTGCTGAATTTAGATATCACATATTCTCCAAGGAAATGCCTCTG GTTCTCAAAGCAATTCATTTTGGAGATTCTGCACTTTTCCATGAGCATCCCGAATTGCTGGATTCTATAGTTAGAGTATATTTTCACTCTAGCTCACAAAATTACAACAGAATGGAATGTTGGGGACCTCTCAAGGATGCAATGGAG GGAAAACAAGCAGAGAAGTTCCAAGGGTCAATAAGAAGAGATAGTCCTGAAAAGTGGCGGAGCCCAAAGTCCATATTCCAAGctctttttgcttttcttctttGA
- the LOC137820260 gene encoding wall-associated receptor kinase 2-like, protein MRVRLKQLLLVVLLAAAAAAAKTQPMSKPNCITKCGNVTIPFPFGLTKLCSLNTSFLITCNHNIPFLKTFHQDVRMLNISLDGQLDVSLPVATSCFNNKTDELKNDFWSYKFYTPFHLPSKQNKLTVLGANTAGVVEAVDSTFEYATCLCVSVYSSMMDEPPHDESCSGRFCCETPIRQRLSEFDIYSLHISINNMNKTFQSYPCGYAFLVKEGAYNFSMANLRNFHSSSTFPAVMDWAVGNTCLDAKNNASSYACKSNHGECDNAKEGPGYHCKCSRGFRGNAYLHDGCVDVDECAEGLHDCLKGRSTCSNSPTGSYSCSCPKGYEGDGKNNGTGCLRKSNSKIIIAFSVSGSILALVGGTLYVYCALKKRKLNKLKEHFFELNGGLLLQQQIGRYGGSSEMTKIFTVEELKEATSNFNEDMVLGEGGQGTVYKGILPDNRIVAIKMSKISNPNQIEHFINEVILLCQINHRNVVKLLGCCLETEVPLLVYEFVPNGTVYDHLYDQSQFLRLTWKRRLQIATQTAGALAYLHSATNAPIVHRDVKTSNILLDHNFTAKVSDFGASRIIPVDRTELTTLVLGTLGYLDPEYFHSSQLTEKSDVYSFGVVLAELLTGKKALSFERPDAHRNLAVHFHSSMNEGQLLNIVDSRIIDEANVEQLMDVANIASHCLRLKGEERPTMREVAIELEGINIVEKHQWEKVNLSSEETENLLKAIPSSSFSIDGVNRRSIPSGSDISNRISLSLTSGR, encoded by the exons ATGCGTGTCCGTTTAAAGCAGCTGCTACTTGTTGTGCTCCTGGctgcagcagcagcagcagctaAAACTCAACCTATGTCAAAGCCAAACTGCATAACAAAGTGTGGCAACGTCACCATTCCTTTTCCCTTTGGCCTCACAAAGCTCTGTTCTCTCAACACCTCATTTCTCATCACTTGCAACCATAACATTCCATTCTTGAAAACTTTTCATCAAGATGTGCGTATGCTTAACATCTCACTCGACGGCCAACTGGACGTTTCATTGCCAGTTGCCACAAGTTGCTTCAATAACAAGACAGATGAATTAAAGAACGACTTCTGGTCGTACAAATTCTACACACCTTTTCACCTTCCATCCAAGCAAAACAAGTTAACTGTATTGGGCGCTAACACTGCAGGAGTAGTAGAAGCTGTAGATTCAACATTCGAATACGCTACTTGTTTGTGCGTGTCTGTGTACAGTAGTATGATGGACGAGCCACCACATGACGAGTCATGCTCCGGCCGTTTTTGTTGCGAGACTCCAATTCGACAAAGGCTATCGGAATTCGATATTTATTCTCTACATATCTCCATAAATAACATGAACAAAACATTCCAGTCCTACCCATGTGGTTATGCATTTCTGGTTAAGGAGGGAGCCTACAATTTCTCCATGGCAAACCTGCGCAATTTTCACAGCAGCAGCACGTTTCCTGCGGTTATGGATTGGGCAGTGGGGAACACGTGCCTAGATGCTAAGAATAATGCTTCCAGTTATGCGTGTAAGTCAAACCACGGTGAATGTGACAATGCAAAGGAGGGACCTGGTTACCATTGTAAATGCTCCAGAGGTTTTCGTGGAAACGCATACCTACATGATGGTTGTGTAG ATGTTGATGAATGCGCTGAAGGATTGCACGACTGTTTAAAGGGGAGATCAACATGCAGCAACAGTCCAACCGGGAGCTACAGTTGTTCTTGTCCAAAGGGATATGAAGGAGATGGGAAAAACAATGGAACCGGATGTCTTCGCAAGAGTAACAGCAAAATCATAATTGCTTTCA GTGTGAGTGGAAGTATATTGGCACTTGTGGGGGGAACCTTATACGTGTACTGTgcattaaagaaaagaaaactcaaCAAACTTAAAGAACACTTTTTTGAACTAAACGGTGGCCTGTTATTACAACAGCAGATAGGCAGGTATGGTGGATCATCTGAAATGACAAAAATCTTTACTGTGGAAGAACTAAAAGAGGCCACCAGCAATTTCAATGAAGACATGGTTTTAGGGGAAGGTGGGCAGGGAACAGTTTACAAAGGAATATTACCTGATAATAGGATTGTAGCAATAAAAATGTCCAAAATTAGTAACCCAAACCAAATTGAGCATTTCATCAATGAGGTGATTCTGCTTTGTCAAATCAATCACAGAAATGTGGTGAAACTCTTGGGATGTTGTTTAGAGACAGAAGTTCCCTTACTTGTTTATGAATTCGTTCCCAACGGAACTGTTTACGACCATCTATACGATCAAAGCCAATTTTTAAGACTTACCTGGAAAAGAAGATTACAAATAGCAACACAAACTGCTGGGGCCCTGGCATACTTGCATTCTGCTACCAATGCACCAATCGTACATAGAGATGTGAAAACTTCAAACATACTACTTGATCACAACTTCACTGCAAAGGTTTCTGATTTTGGAGCCTCAAGGATTATTCCTGTTGATCGAACTGAGTTAACCACTTTGGTGTTGGGGACACTGGGTTATCTTGACCCAGAATACTTCCACTCAAGCCAGTTAACAGAGAAAAGTGATGTCTATAGTTTTGGAGTTGTCCTAGCCGAACTACTAACAGGAAAGAAGGCACTCTCTTTTGAAAGGCCAGATGCTCATAGAAACTTAGCGGTTCACTTCCATTCTTCAATGAATGAGGGTCAGTTACTTAACATTGTAGATAGCCGCATAATAGATGAGGCAAATGTTGAGCAATTAATGGATGTTGCCAATATTGCAAGCCACTGTTTGAGGTTGAAGGGGGAGGAAAGGCCCACCATGAGAGAAGTGGCAATAGAACTTGAAGGAATAAACATTGTGGAGAAGCACCAATGGGAAAAAGTCAACTTGTCGTCAGAGGAGACTGAAAATCTTCTCAAAGCAATACCATCATCTTCTTTTAGCATTGATGGTGTTAACAGAAGAAGCATTCCTTCTGGCTCTGATATTTCAAACCGAATTTCCTTGTCCTTAACTAGTGGAAGATGA
- the LOC137823137 gene encoding uncharacterized protein produces the protein MLENPETASHISPNDPVGVIFGKEHPGRVRGLSYGACPTLAFRKSTTRVSNMNNGSSSGGSSTNVEEKVEKMATELAVVRSQMHTMLAYIASRPDVPEHFAAMAANLVQASINEALDVASGAPSPNQNIRSSGGSKTN, from the exons ATGCTGGAAAATCCAGAAACTGCATCACATATATCTCCAAATGATCCTGTTGGTGTCATTTTTGGAAAGGAGCATCCAGGGAGGGTCAGAGGACTTTCATATGGAGCTTGTCCTACCCTTGCTTTCAGGAAATCCACAACAAGGGTAAGCAATATGAATAATGGTTCCTCTAGTGGTGGGTCTTCAACAAATGTTGAAGAAAAGGTAGAAAAGATGGCAACTGAACTTGCAGTTGTAAGGAGCCAAATGCATACTATGCTAGCCTACATTGCTTCTAGACCAGACGTGCCGGAACATTTTGCTGCAATGGCAGCAAATTTGGTACAAGCATCTATTAATGAG GCACTGGATGTTGCtagtggtgctccatcaccaAACCAGAATATAAGATCAAGTGGAGGGAGTAAGACAAATTAG